A single genomic interval of Noviherbaspirillum cavernae harbors:
- the paaB gene encoding 1,2-phenylacetyl-CoA epoxidase subunit PaaB, translated as MNKEWPLWEIFIRSQHGLAHKHVGSLHAPDAEMAINNARDVYTRRNEGVSIWVVKAADITASVPADKGALFEPANSKVYRHPTFFPMPEEVKNL; from the coding sequence ATGAACAAGGAATGGCCGCTGTGGGAAATCTTCATCCGCAGCCAGCATGGATTGGCACACAAGCATGTGGGCAGCCTGCATGCGCCCGACGCCGAAATGGCAATCAACAATGCGCGTGACGTCTATACGCGGCGCAACGAAGGCGTCAGCATCTGGGTAGTGAAGGCGGCGGACATCACCGCCAGCGTTCCCGCCGACAAGGGCGCGCTGTTCGAGCCGGCCAACAGCAAGGTATACCGCCACCCGACCTTCTTCCCGATGCCGGAAGAAGTGAAGAATCTGTAA
- the paaC gene encoding 1,2-phenylacetyl-CoA epoxidase subunit PaaC, which yields MPDDKFNFLLRMGDNALVLSQRLSQWCGKGPALEEDIALTNVALDLLGQARLWFAYAGELEGKDRDEDQLAFLRDAHDFRNLLLVEQPNGTYADTLARQFYFDSWHYFLLQELTKSSDARVADIAEKSIKEVSYHLRRSGDLVVRLGDGSEQSRSMMQAALDDLWMYTGEMFKADAVDEAMTAQSIAPAPADLHAPWLAHVQGIFEEATLVLPPANAWMQQGGRQGKHTEHLGYLLAEMQFLQRAYPGAQW from the coding sequence ATGCCGGATGACAAGTTCAATTTTCTGCTGCGCATGGGCGACAACGCGCTCGTGCTCAGCCAGCGGCTCTCGCAGTGGTGCGGCAAGGGGCCGGCGCTGGAAGAAGACATTGCGCTGACCAACGTCGCGCTCGATCTGCTGGGCCAGGCGCGGCTGTGGTTCGCCTACGCGGGCGAACTCGAAGGCAAGGACCGCGATGAAGATCAGCTCGCCTTCCTGCGCGACGCGCACGATTTCCGCAATCTCTTGCTGGTCGAGCAGCCGAACGGCACGTATGCGGATACGCTGGCGCGTCAGTTCTATTTCGACAGCTGGCACTACTTTCTGCTGCAAGAGTTGACGAAATCGAGCGATGCGCGCGTGGCCGACATCGCCGAAAAATCGATCAAGGAAGTCAGCTATCACCTGCGCCGCAGCGGCGACCTGGTGGTGCGGCTGGGCGACGGCAGCGAGCAGAGCCGCAGCATGATGCAGGCCGCGCTGGACGATTTGTGGATGTACACCGGCGAAATGTTCAAGGCGGATGCCGTCGATGAAGCGATGACGGCGCAAAGCATCGCGCCGGCACCGGCCGATCTGCACGCGCCGTGGCTGGCGCATGTGCAGGGCATTTTCGAGGAAGCGACGCTGGTGCTGCCGCCGGCCAATGCCTGGATGCAGCAAGGCGGACGGCAAGGCAAACACACCGAGCATCTCGGCTACCTGCTGGCGGAAATGCAATTCCTGCAGCGCGCCTATCCTGGAGCGCAGTGGTGA
- the paaD gene encoding 1,2-phenylacetyl-CoA epoxidase subunit PaaD has translation MVNATLPATEQIWGWLHEVPDPEVPAISVVDLGIVRDVAWQEDGDEPECVVTITPTYSGCPAMGVIAQAISETLRQHGVNRVRLATQLSPAWTTDWMSESGKTKLKGYGIAPPVQQAIDISGISRRRNTAPIACPHCGSTHTRVVSEFGSTSCKALYRCDDCREPFDYFKPH, from the coding sequence GTGGTGAACGCCACACTTCCCGCCACCGAGCAGATCTGGGGCTGGCTGCACGAAGTGCCGGACCCCGAAGTGCCGGCAATCTCGGTGGTCGATCTGGGCATCGTGCGCGACGTCGCATGGCAGGAAGATGGGGACGAGCCGGAATGCGTGGTGACGATCACGCCGACCTACTCCGGCTGTCCGGCGATGGGCGTGATCGCGCAGGCGATTTCGGAAACGCTGCGGCAGCATGGCGTGAACCGCGTACGGCTCGCGACGCAATTGTCGCCGGCATGGACCACCGACTGGATGAGCGAAAGCGGCAAGACGAAGCTGAAAGGCTACGGCATCGCGCCGCCGGTGCAGCAGGCGATCGATATCAGCGGCATCAGCCGCCGGCGCAACACTGCGCCGATCGCCTGCCCGCATTGCGGTTCGACACATACGCGCGTCGTCAGCGAATTCGGTTCGACCTCGTGCAAGGCCTTGTATCGCTGCGACGACTGCAGGGAACCGTTTGATTATTTCAAACCGCATTAA